The segment AGCGGCCGCCCGCGATCGCCTCCAGCGCGTCCGGCGCCGCGGTGCCGACGATGGCGGCCATCGAGACGTGCCGTCCCGCCGCGTCGGCCTCGTAAACGCGCTCGGCGATCGTCGACAGGGCGTGGACGGAGGCGATGAGAAGGCCCGTCAGGGCGAGCGCCAGGACCGGCAGCACCACGACGAGGAAGCGCCGCAGCAGCGGATAGGGGTTGGCCGCCCCTGTGGGACGGGGCGCAGGGCGGCGCGCAAGGGACGGGAAATCCGTCTCGATAAGATCCGTTGCGGGCCCGGCGGCGACGTCCGAGGCGTGAGCGTTCGGCATGGAGACTCCTGGCACTGCAGCGGCCGGTCCGTCCGCCTCGCGCCGCGGGACGTGCAGACGGCCCGTCGCACTCGGGATCGCGATGCCGGTTTGCCGCTCCGGGCGATGTATTCCCGCGGCCGGTCCCCGCAACGCCGCGCACCGATCCGAAGGAACGATTTGGACCCTGAGGACAGCCTTTCGGACGATCGGACAACTTCGGCGGCGCAAGGTGCGGCGAAGGTCGCCCGCCGCGGTCACACGGTGACGTCACCGCGGCGGCCGAGGCCGTCCCGCTCGCCGCACCAGCCGGCGGGGCGCCGCTCCGGCATCAGCCGGGCGACGTCGGCCTTGGGCGGACGGCCGAACGTGCGGGCGTATTCGCGGCTGAACTGCGAGGGGGAATTGAAGCCGACCGCAAATCCCGCTTCGCGCGCGAGCATACCCTCGGCCAGCATCAGACGGTGCGCCTCCTGAAGGCGCAGCCGGGTTCCATATTGGAGCGGCGTCATCGCGGTGACCGCGCGGAAGTGGGCGAAGAACGACGAGCGGCTCATGCCCGTGAGCGCGGCCAGCTCGCCCATGTCGAGTTCGTCGCGGAAGTGCCGCGTCAGATGGTCCACGGCCTTCGCGATGCGCGAGACGCGACTGCCCGGCGCCGCGATCGCATGGACGAGCGCGCCCTGCGGCCCGTTCAGGAGCCTGTAATGGAACTCGCGCAGCACCAGCGGCGCCAGCGCCGCGGCCTCGTCGGGGTCGTCGAGCAGCCGCACGAGGCGGACCGCCGTGTCGACGAGGCTCGGCGTCACCTCGGCGACCGCGGTGGCATGCGGCGCTGGGGCGCGTCGCGGCCTGCCACCAGATCCGAGATGACAGCGCGATCGAGCTCGACCTTGAGGCAGAGATAGGGCTCCTCGCGGCTGACCTCGACGACCGCGCCGAGTGCCGGCAACTCCAGCCCGACGACGAGGTAGTGTCCCGGATCGTACACGAGGTCGCGACCCGCGATGCGCACGTTCTTGCGACCCTGACCGATCAGACAGCACGAGGGCGGATAGGTCGTATCGGCTCGCTCGCTGCGCTCGGACAGCCGGATGAGCCCGACGACCGGCAGCATCGTCTCGCGGGCGCCGTCCTGCTGCTGGTGGCGTGCGATCAGCGCGGCGAGGTCCTGGATCTGTTGCACGAGCCTGAAAATGGCGCGTTTGGACGATCGTGCAAGACTATCGCATCTCCGTTCTATCGGCACCGGCGCCCGGTGGCCACGTCAGACCCCGACCGCCATGAAAGCGGCAGGGAAAGGATCCGAATGGAGCGTATCGACAAAGTCATCCTCGTGACCGGTGCCAGCAGCGGGATCGGCGCGGCGATCGCGTCCGAACTCGGCGCCGCCGGCGCGAAGGTCATGCTGGGGGCCCGGCGGACCGACCGGCTGGACGCCCTCGCCGCCCGGATCAACGAGGCCGGCGGAACGGCGCTCGCCGCCCCGCTCGACGTCACCGACCGCGACGCCGTGCAGGCGTTCGCGAACCGCGCCCTCGACGAGTGGGGCCGGATCGACGTCCTCGTGAACAACGCCGGCGTCATGCCGCTGTCGCCGCTCGCCGCGCTGAAGGTCGACGAGTGGGAGCGGATGATCGACGTCAACGTGAAGGGCGTCCTGTGGGGGATCGCGGCCGTCCTGCCGGCAATGAACCGCCAGGGCTTCGGCCAGATCGTCAACATCGCCTCGATCGGCGCCCTCGCCGTATGGCCGAACTCGGCGGTCTACTGCGCCACGAAGTTCGCCGTGCGCGCGATCTCCGACGGGCTGCGTCAGGAGAGCGATCACATCCGCGTCACGAACGTGAACCCGGGCGTCGTGGAATCGGAGCTCGCCGATTCGATCACGGACGAAGCGGTGGCCGAGGCGATGAAGACGTGGCGTGCCATCGCCCTTCAGCCGGACGCGATCGCGAAGGCCGTGCGCCACGTCGTCGAGGCACCGGCGGACGTCGACACCAACGAAATCACCATCCGCCCCACGGCGGCGGCACACTGATGAGCGGGAGCACCAACACGACGAAGCTGCGCAGAACGCTGACGGCCGCGGTCCTCATGACGATCGCGGGAACGGCACAGGCGAGCGAAACGGAGACGGCGATGACAGACCATCCCTATGTCGGCATGTGGGTGACCGAGGACGGGCACGTCCGCCAGGAGCTCCTACCGAACGGCCGCTACGACGAGACCCGAGGCACACGGCAGAGCGCCTACACCGGCCGCTACGAGATCGACGGCAACCAGATCCAGTACTGGGACGACACCGGCTTCACTGCCGACGGAACGTTCGTCGACGGGGTGCTGCATCACGGCGGGATGATCATGTACCGCGAGGAGACCGCACGATGACCCTCGCGCGGTCCCTGATCCGCCGCCGGCGGGCGCCCCTTGTCGCGGTCGCCGCCCTGCTCGCCTCTCTCCTCACGGCGCCGCTCTCCGCGCAAGCGCAGACGGCGGAGGACAACCGGCGTATCGTCCGGGAGGCTTACGAAGCGTGGGCGAGGGGCGAGAACGTCTTCGCCCGTGTGCTCTCCGAGGACGTCGTGTGGACGATCCATGGCTCCGATCCCGTCGCCGGCACATACGTCGGCCGCGAGGACTTCGTGGAGCGTGCGTCGGTCCCGCTCGTCTCGCGGCTCGTCGCCCCCATCCGGCCCGAGGTGCATCGGATCTGGGCGGAGGACGACACCGTCGTCGTACGCTTCTCCGGCAGCACCACCACCACCTCCGGCGCGCCCTACCATAACGAGTTCGTCTGGATCTTCACGCTGGAGGACGGCAAGGTGACCCGCGCCGAGGCGTTCCTCGACCTCGCCGCGTACCGGACCGTGGTGGAGAACAACGAGCCGCTGGACTGAGATTTCAGAGTCCAGGACGATCCCGTCGGCGGGACGGGTCGAGCGCGCCGCGCCACCAGCATCGCCCCGCCGGCCCCGCCACGCCGCAGTCGGCAGCGCGGTTCATCGTCACGACACGTGGCGCAGGCGATGGGCCGGAGGGTCGCCATGCAGTCGAGTCAGCCGGTAGACCGAGGCCGGGGGGAGGTTGGCGAGCGTGCCGCCGATCCGCTCGGCCCTCAGCCCCACCTCGGCGAGGAGCGGCGGCCCGACCGGGCACCGGAGGCCATAGGTGAACTGATAGAAGGCGCCGTCCGGCTCCAGCTTGTCGAAGGCGCCGGTGAGGACCCTGAGCACCTTGCCCGCCTTCATCGACAGGAGCGGCAGTCCGCTCACGACCGCACCGGCGGGCGCGCCATCGAACAGCTCGACCTCGCAAAGTCGCGCCGCGTCCATCCAGAGCGTTCGCGCGGCGGAATAGCGCAGTTGCAGCGCGATCGCGAACTCCGAGCCGAGCTCCACGAGGGCGAGGTCCTCCTGCCGGACGCCGCGGGCGATCAGCGCCCGCGTGAAGACGCCCGTGCCCGGGCCGAGCTCGATCACCGGCCCGGTCTCGTCCGAGATCTCGGACGTGATGAGGCTGGCGAGTGCCCGCCCCGACGGTGCGACGGCCGCGACCATGAGCGGATCTTTCAGCCAGGCGCGGAAGAAGCCGAACGCGTCGGCGACGGTGTCGTCGGTCATGGTGCCCCGTTTTTGCTGGAGGGCGGTCAGCACGGCGCGGAGGACGCGTCGGGTCGGCCCCTCCCCGTGCGGATCTTGCGCAAGGTCCAGAACAACCCGCCCTCCACGGCGAGGAGGGCGCCGAGCGCGGCGAGGGTGAGCGTCGTCATGTTCGTCGGCTCGCCCCACCGCGCCGCGCCGAAGCCGATGGCGATAAACATGGCGTTCCAGACCGCGATACCGAGGGCGGACGCGGCGAGGACGCCGCGCGGGCGCGCGCCGACCAGCGCCGCGAAGGCCGGCGCGAACAGACGCACGGTCGGAACGAGCTGAAGGGCGAACGCCAGAATGGTCTGCCGCCGTCGGACCGCCTCGATCCCGCGGTCGATCCGCTCGGCGGAGAGGCCGCACGAGCGTCCGCACCTCATGACCAACCGGGTGGATCGCGCCTCCCCCAGCCTGCCGACGCCGCAGAAGACCGCGGCGCAGCCGGTGACGCTGCCGAGCGTAGCCGCAGTGACGGCGGCGGGAAGGCCGAACGCGCCGTCCGCCGCCATGATGCCGAGCGCCAAGAGAAGCCCGTAGGACGGGATGATCGGGACGATGCGCTCCGCCAGCGCCAGGGCGAAGACGCCGGCGAGCCCATGGCCGCTTACGAGGGACATGCCGGCGCCGAGCGGATCAAACTCCACGGCCGGACCTTTTCGCGCCGGCCCTCTTCGGGGAGGACGGGATGGCGACCGGGCGGGCCTGCGGGACGCCGGTCATGGGAATCCAGCGCCCGTCATCGCCTCGGAGATCTCCCACAGCCGCGCGTTCGTTGCCGGATCGTCCGTCGCGGGCGGCACCTTGGCAGGCGCGGGGTGCCCGCGCGTCTCCCTCATGCGGTCCGGGCCGTAGTAGACGCCGGGAACGGCCTGCGGCGCCGTTCCGGCGTAGAGCATCGGCAGCGCGCCCTGGTCCACGGGCTGGAACAGGAACCACAGCGCCGACCGGGCGATCCCGCGCATGCTCCACCGGCCCGGCGCGTTGTGGAGAAGCTCGGTCCGCGCGATGCCGGGATGCGCGGCCATCGAGGCGACGCCCCACCCGCCGGCCTCGCTTCGGCGCTGCAGCTCGCGCGCGAACATCAGGCACGCGAGCTTGGAGCGGGCGTAGACCGGCATCGGCCTGTAGGACCACGTCGCGCCGAGATCGTCGAGGTCCATCGTACCGCCCTGCGCCGCGATGCTCGACACGGTGACGACACGCGCCCCCGCCCCGTCCCGCAGCAGCGGCAGAAGGCGCGCCGTGAGGGCGAAGTGGCCGAGATAGTTGGTGCCGAACTGCAGCTCGAACCCGTCCGCGGTCTCCTGCCGGCGCGGCGGCGTCATGACGCCGGCGTTGTTGACGAGGAGGTCGATGCTGCCGAAACCCGTCGCCATCCGCGACGCGAAGTCGGCGATGGACTCGAGGCGCGCGAGGTCCAGCGCCTCGAACGTGGCGAGCGCGCCGGGGACGGTCTTCGCGATGCGGAGGGCCGCCGCCTCCCCCTTCTCGGGGTTGCGGCCGGCGATGATCACGCCCGCGCCGGCCCGGGCGAGCGCCAGGGCGATCTCATAGCCGAGACCGCCCGTCCCGGTGACGACGGCCGTGCGTCCCTGCTGCGACGGGATGTCGGCCGCCGTCCATCGCGCTTTCGGTGTCGGTGCCAGCATCGTTTGCTCCTGTGGTCGATCGTGACGAGCCGTGCCGCCGGGCTCCGTTCCGAGGGAGGCGCCTCTGACGAGACGGACGGCCCGGCCGGCGCGCGCGTCAGCGGCCGACACGACGGAACTCCAGCGTCCGGCCGAGCATCGGCGTGCCGCGATAGGCGCGCAGCTCCATCGTCTCGCCCTCGACCGTGACGCGCGCCGAGGCGGTCTCGCCCCTCGGCGCCAGGTAGAGGCTGCCGTCCTCCAGCCGCTGGTCCTCAGGATCCCAGGTGAGCCCGGTGAGGAAGACGATGCCCTCCAGGGAGCGCCCCCTCAGAGCGGGATCGGGATTTTTGACGTCCCGCTTGAAGGTCCCGTCCGGCTCGACCATGAGCGCGCCGTAGATGATGCGGCCCGCGTACCGGTCGTCATCGGCGAACATCTCGAACCTGATGTCGCCGTTTGCGGTCTCCCAGATGCCGAGAGCCGCGTCCGGCCCCGACGACTGGGCGCAGGCCGGGCCGACGAGCGAGAGGCCGGTCTCGACGACCACGGCGGCCGTCAGCAGGGTGGCCCGTAAGGTCTTGAACATGCTTTCGATCCTTCGGAATGAGGTCGGTTTGCCAGCGGAGCACGGGTCACGGCGGCGGAGCCGGCGCGCCACGCTCGCGGTCGCAGGAGCCCGGTGGCGGACGTCGCGGTACGCCGGTTCAACCGGCCTCGGCGGCGAGGACGGTGCGGAGCCGCCCCGCCCCGGTGGTCTCGGCGAGCGCCAGCGGGAGGGAGCGGGGCCGGGTCCCCGTCGCGGCAAAGATCGCGTTGCCGACCGCAGCGGCGATGGGAGCGACGCCCGGCTCCCCTGCCCCGCCCGGCGGCAGTTCGCTCGGCACGATCTCCACCACCACCTCGGGTGCGTTCGCCAGTCTCGGCATGGTGAAGTCGTGGAAGTTGGACTGCTCAATGCGGCCATCGCTGAGCGTGACCCTGCTGATCAGGGCCGTGGTCAGGCCGAAGAGAATGCCGCCTTCCATCTGCGCGACGACCGCGTCGGGGTTCACCACGGTGCCGACGTCTACGGCGCAGAACACACGCGGGACCCGAACCTCGCCGTCGCCCGTTACGATGACCTCGGCGACCACAGCGACGATGCTCTCGAAGCAGTGCTCCATGGCGATGCCACGGCTGCGCCCCGCCGCCATGGGCGCGCCCCAGCCGGAAAGCGCGGCCACACGCTCGATGACGGCGAGGTGCCGCGGACTTCGGGCGAGGAGGGCGCGGCGATAGTCCACCGGATCGGTCTCGGCGGCGGCGGCGCACTCGTCGACGAACGATTCCGCGAAGAAGGTGTTGAAGCTGAAGCCGTTGGATCGCCACAGGCCGATCGGCACGTGCGAGGGGACGTGGACGCTGCGCACCCGCCTGGCGGGGAGCGCATAGTACGGCTTCTCGAGACCCTCGGCGGTGAGGCGGTCCCCGTCCGGGCTCGGCGTGATCGGCAGCGTGCGGCTCCCGATCGACTGCATCAGCGACTGCGCGGCGACGAGCGCATCCCAAGCGGCGGGCAGTCCGTCGGCGCCGAGGACGGCCGTCAGCCCGGCCCGCGCGTGGCTGCGATACATCGCGCGCCCGATGTCCTCCTCGCGCGGCCACAGGAGCTTGACCGGCCTGCCGGGATGGCGCGCGGCGAGGAAGGCGGCCTCGGCGACCACCTCCGTCTCGGTGCGGCGTCCAAACGCGCCGCCGTTCATGGTGATGTGGCTGACGACCTCCGCCGGATCGACACCGGCCCACCCCATGCCGCGAAAGACGGCCCATCTTGTGAGGCTGATCGACTGGGAGGGCACCCATGCCTCCGCCCTCCCGCCTGGCCGCAGCACCACGGTGGCGTTCATCGATTCCATGCAGGCATGGGCCACCAGCGGCGCGACGTAGGTCGCTTGGACGACCCGGGCTCCATCAACCGCTAAGGCCGCGCCGACGTCGCCGTCCTCGACGTGAATGTACGGCTCGCCGCCCTCCAGCGCGTCCGCGAGACGCGCGTCCAGCGCGTCGCTCGACACCGCGTCGGCCTCCGATGCGCTCCACTCCACGTCGAGCCGCGCGGCGGCCGTCTCGGCCTGCCACCAGGAGCGCGCGACGACTGCCACACTGCGGTCCTCGATGATCGCGACGTCGAGGACGTCCGGCTCGGCGCGGACCTCGGCCTCGTTGGCGATCCGCACCACCCTCGTCCCGAAGACCGGCGCGTGGCGGATCGAGGCGTGCAGCATGTCCGGCAGGACGACGTCGATGCCGAAGACCGGCTCGCCCTTCACCTTCGCCGGGATGTCGACACGACGCTGCGAGCGACCGATGATCCGCCACTCGGACCGCGGCTTCAGGGCCGGCCGGTCGGGCGGCGCCAACACGGCGGCCTGCCGCGCGAGATCCGCGTAGGGAATGCTTCGCCCCGACGCGGCGTGATGGACGGCGGCGTCGGAGGTGGTCAGCTCGGCGACGGGAACGCCGAGGCGCGCGGCACCCGCGGCAAGGAGCATGTGCCGCGCCGCTGCGCCCGCGACCCGCATCGGGTGCCACAGGTTGAGCGTCGACGCGGACGCGCCGGTCGTGATGAGCGGGATCGACGAGATCAGGCGCCGGCCGATCCACGTGACCGGCCCCTGCGGCTCCTCCGGGCGCACGCCCAGCATCTGGGCCCAGTGCGCATAAACGGGAAGAAGCTCCACTGGATGCTCGACGCTGATGCGCTCGTCGAACGGGATGTCCATTTCTTCGGCCACCAGCATGGCGAGGCCGGTGTGGATGCCCTGCCCCATCTCGGTGCGCGGCACCTTGACGACCACGCGGCCGTCGTCGTGGAGGGTCACGAAGGCGTTCATGACCGCGTCGTCGCCATCGACGAACCCGCCGAGGCCGTCGACGTCGACGGTCGCGAGATAACCGAGCCCGCCGAGCGCGGCCACGAGGGCGGTGCCGCCGAGGGCCGCACCGGTGAGGAGGAACGTGCGGCGGGAGAGGAGCTTTGTCATCGCCGGCCTCACCCTTCGGCCCGCAGTGCGGCGGCGCGGTGGATCGCGCGGCGGATGCGCGGGTAGGTGCCGCAGCGGCAGATGTTGGTGATCGCCGCGTCGATCTCGGCGTCGGTCGGATCGGGGACGCGCTCCAGAAGCGCCGTCGCGGCGACGAGGAAACCCGGCTGGCAGTAGCCGCATTGGGGCGCCTGCTCGTCGATCCAGGCCTGCTGCACCGCGGACAGCGTGCCGTCCGGAGCGGCGAGGCCCTCCACCGTCACCACGGTTCGGCCCGCGACGGCACCGAGCGAGGTCACACAGGACGGGGTCGACTGCCCGTCAACCAGGACCCGGCAGGCCCCGCACTCGGCGATGCCGCAACCGTACTTGGGCCCGAGAAGGCCGGCATCTTCCCTGAGCGCCCACAGGAGAGGCTTGTCCTCGGGCGCCTCCACGTCGACAAGGCGCCCGTTTAGCGTGAGAGAAACCATGGCGAACTCCACTACCTGATCGTCTGGCCGGATGAGCGATGCGCCGTGCGGGCCCGACCGGAGATCGGCGACCTGGAAAGGCGGGCCGCGAGGGGCCGTCCATCCTTCGAGCGCATCGTCGGAGTGGAAGATGCGGTTGCGGGCCCCTCCCCGCTTGCCCGTGCGCCCGAAAAACTTGCCTATTCGTCCAATCGCTCTGGCAGCGGCAGGGTCGACTGCGTAGCTACGCCAAGCACAGTCACACTTGCGGGGATGAGCGATGGCTTCGACGCTGACAACGGCCCTCGAGACCTACATCGCAGAGATGGGGGGCGGCGACGGCCTTTATGCTACGCCGATGCAGGACACCTTCATCATGCGCACGAGCCGGACGGTGATGCCGTTCCGCAGGCTCTACCGGCCGGCGCTGTGCGTCGTCGCGCAGGGGGCGAAGCAGCTGAGGGTTGGCGACGAAGTGCTGAACTATGCGGAAGGGACGGCGGTCGCCGTCACCGTGGAGGTGCCCGGCAACGGGACGGTGACCAAAGCGAGCGCGACCGAGCCCTTTCTCGGGCTGACAATCGACTTCGACCCCCGCCTCTTGCGCGAGGTCATGGAGCAGCTCGAAGCCCCGCCGACGCCGACCGACACGCAGCTCGGCGCCTTCGTCGAGACGCTGTCCGAGCCGCTCCTCGACTGCATGGCACGGCTCGTGCGCCTGCTGGCGACCCCCGAGGCCGTTCCGATCCTCTATCCGGCCATCCTCAAGGAGATTTACTTCTGGCTCCTGACCGGACCGAACGGCGGCGAGGTCGCCAAGATCGTGCGCTCGGACAGCCACACGCGGCGGATCGCCGACGCGGTCCACTTCCTGCGGCAGAATTATACGCGGACGATCCGGGTAGAGGAGGTGGCGGAGGCGGCGCGAATGGGTCTGTCGTCCTTCCACCATCATTTCAGGCTCATCACGCAGCTTTCGCCGCTGCAGTTCCAGAAGCAGCTGCGGCTCCTGGAGGCGCGCCGGCTGATGGTGGCCGAGTCGGCCAACGTGACGAGTGCGGCGATCAAGGTCGGCTACGAGAGCGTGTCGCAATTCAGTCGCGACTACACGCGCCAGTTCGGCACCCCGCCCAAGCGCGACGCGATGGCCCTGAAGGCGGTGGCGCTGCCGAACTGGGCGCCGGGCCTCACGCCCATCGCCGATGAACTTCTATACCGGGAGACACCGGCGGTCGAGCGCGTGCGGTCCCCGGTGGCGTTTCGGCCGACGCCGCACGTGGCCGCCGCCCGCGAAGCGGGGCGGCCTGAGCGCGAGCCGGCCCTCGGGCTGAGCGCCCCGTGACGGCGGCAAGTGTCCACTGCCGCACCGGTCTTCGTCGTCGGCCGCGAGCGTCGCCCGGCTCGCTGATGTCCTTTCGACGAACGCCGACGGCACAGCGCCTCGGGTAATGCACCTGCCGTCCGCGGCGCGCTCTGCGCTCGGGATGTGGCGAAGGCCGGGGGGATTGACGCGGATGCAGCTCTTCGACGATCTCCTGGAGAGGTTGCGGCTCGACAGCACGGTGTTCTGCCGGATGTCGCTGGCCGGCGACTGGGGCTTCACGAAGGCCGCGCTGCAGGGCGCACCGTTCCACATCGTTCTGTCGGGGCGTGCTTGGGTTGAACTCGCCGGCGAGCGGGGCTTCCAGCTGGCGTCCGGCGACGTCGTCATCCTGCCGGGCGGGCAGCCCCATCGTCTACTCGCCCGCCCCGGCGTCGCGCCGGTTTCCTGGAGCGATATCGCCGACGAGATGGGACTTTCCCCCTGGGAGCCTGGCGCTCGGTTCAAGGCGCTGGACCTTTCGTTCGGCGATGGCCAGCCCGTGACCCGCCTCATCTCCGGCGTCTTCGCGTTCGAGGATAAGCGCCGCAACCCGGTCCTCGCCGCCCTGCCGCCGATCCTGCACCACAAGACGAGTGGCGACCCTGAAGCCGCGCGGTCGGTGGCGAGCCTCGTCTCACTGCTCGAGACAGAGCTGGTACCGGATGCGCCGGGGGCCGCGGCCGTCTGCACGCGGCTCGCCGACATCCTCTTCATCCAGATCGTCAGGCACCACCTCGCCGCCGCAAGCCTCCCCGCAGGGTGGCTGCGGGGCGTCGCTGACCCCCGGATCGCCCCGGCTCTCGTCCTCATCCAGAACGCGCCGCACGAGACCTGGTCCGTGGCGGCGCTGGCGAAGGAAGTTGGAATGTCGCGCTCGCATTTCGCGGCACGGTTCCGGGACGTCGTCGGCAAGCCGCCGCTCGACTTCCTCACCGATTGGCGGATGTACCAGGCGACGATCCAGCTCGCGGACATCGGCGTGCCGGTAAAATCCGTCGCGGCGTCGATCGGGTATGCCTCGGACGTCTCGTTCAGCAAGGCGTTCAAGCGCTGGGCGGGTCATTCGCCCGCGGCCTACCGCCGGCGGCTCGGCAACGCGAACGGCGCCGAGGGGATCGAGGCGTGACAGGCTTGGACTGACGGTGTGGTTTCGTGGACGCCCGAGGCGGCGCGTCCGGGACCAGTTGCGACTACCTCTTGTTCCAAAGAGGAGTTTCGACGATGGCCTCATCCAGATCCGACGATTTGGTTCCCCCCGACACCCCCAAAACCCAGACCCGAGACGGCGGCGCCGGCTTCCCGATCACCCGCCGCGATGCGCTCGCGACCGGAGCGGCCGCCGCCGCAGCCGTGCCGCTCATGCGCGCGGGCGGCGCGGCGGCGCAAGGCGAGGCGGCGCGCTCCCCGCTTCGCCAGGGCGCCACCGTGGTGCGCGCGACCGTCAACGGCGAGTCGGTCGAGGTGGAGATCGATCCCCGCTCCTCCCTGCTCGACGTGCTGCGTGAGACACTCGGCCTGACCGGCGCCAAGAAAGGCTGCGACCACGGCCAGTGCGGCGCCTGCACGGTCCATGTGGACGGCCGGCGCGTCGCCTCGTGCCTCACCCTCGCCGCCAAGATCGACGGTCGCGAGGTCACAACCATCGAGGGTCTTTCGGACGGCGACACGCTGCACCCGATGCAACAGGCCTTCATCGACCACGATGCCCTCCAATGCGGCTACTGCACGCCGGGCCAGATTATGGCCGCGGTGGCGTGCGTCGCCGAGGGCAACGCGACGAGCCCCGAACGCATCCCCGAATACATGAGCGGCAACATCTGCCGCTGCGGCGCCTACGTCGGGATCGTCGCCGCGACCCTCGATGCCGCCGCCAAGATGGGAGAAGGCTGATGCAACCGTTCACCTACGCGCGCCCCGCGACGGCGGACGAGGCCGTCGCGGCGTTCGCCTCCGCCGGCGAAGGCGCCCGCTACATCGCCGGCGGCACCACGCTCTACGACCTGATGAAGCTGAGGGTCGAAGCGCCGCGTCACCTCATCGACGTCACCGCGATTGCCGGACTGGACGCGGTCGACACCTCGGGCGACGTGCTGCGGTTCGGGGCCTTGGCGCCGATGAGCACGGTCGCGCGCGATCCGGTTTTGGAGTGCGATTACCCGGTGCTCGCCGAGGCGCTGTGGAAAGCCGCCTCGCAACAGCTTCGCAACATGGCGACCGTCGGCGGCAACCTCCTGCAACGCACCCGCTGCATGTACTTCCGTCACGGGGCCGGTTCTGTCTCGGGCGGTGTCGCGCCCTACCCGTGCAACAAACGCGAGCCGGGATCCGGCTGCGCCGCGATCGGCGGGCTCGACCGCGGGCAGGCCGTGCTCGGGACCAGCGCGGCGTGCACCGCCGTCTCGCCGGGCGACTGGCCGGTCGCGCTGACGGCGATGGATGCCGCCGTCGAGGTGCGCGGCCCAGGCGGCGACCGCACGATCCGGATCGCCGACTTCTACCGCCTTCCCGGCGACACGCCGGAGCGTGAAAACGTCCTGGAGCCGGGCGAGATGATCGTCGCCATCCTCGTGCCGAAGACGCCGGCCGGGCGGCGCTCGACCTATCACAAGATCCGCGACCGCGAGTCCTACGCCTTCGCGCTCGCCTCGGCGGCGGTGGCGCTCGAGATGTCGGGTGAGCGGATCACCGACGCCCGCATCGCGCTCGGCGGCGTCGCGACCGTGCCCTGGCGCTCGGCGGACGCCGAGGCGGTGTTGACCGGCGCCGTCGTGACGCGCGAGCGCGCGATGGACGCCGGACGGGCCGCATTCGCCGACGCGCGACCCGGCCGCCACAACGCCTTCAAGATCGAGCTCGGCGCCCGCACCGTCGCCGACGCCATTATGATCGCAGCCGAAAGGAACGCGTGATGCCCGTTGCACCCTACCCCGAGCGTGAGCGGTTCGACGCGCGCGAGAAGGTCCGCGGCCTTGCCGCCTACGCCGCCGACGTGCGGCTCGCGGGCATGC is part of the Acuticoccus sediminis genome and harbors:
- a CDS encoding AraC family transcriptional regulator, which produces MASTLTTALETYIAEMGGGDGLYATPMQDTFIMRTSRTVMPFRRLYRPALCVVAQGAKQLRVGDEVLNYAEGTAVAVTVEVPGNGTVTKASATEPFLGLTIDFDPRLLREVMEQLEAPPTPTDTQLGAFVETLSEPLLDCMARLVRLLATPEAVPILYPAILKEIYFWLLTGPNGGEVAKIVRSDSHTRRIADAVHFLRQNYTRTIRVEEVAEAARMGLSSFHHHFRLITQLSPLQFQKQLRLLEARRLMVAESANVTSAAIKVGYESVSQFSRDYTRQFGTPPKRDAMALKAVALPNWAPGLTPIADELLYRETPAVERVRSPVAFRPTPHVAAAREAGRPEREPALGLSAP
- a CDS encoding AraC family transcriptional regulator yields the protein MQLFDDLLERLRLDSTVFCRMSLAGDWGFTKAALQGAPFHIVLSGRAWVELAGERGFQLASGDVVILPGGQPHRLLARPGVAPVSWSDIADEMGLSPWEPGARFKALDLSFGDGQPVTRLISGVFAFEDKRRNPVLAALPPILHHKTSGDPEAARSVASLVSLLETELVPDAPGAAAVCTRLADILFIQIVRHHLAAASLPAGWLRGVADPRIAPALVLIQNAPHETWSVAALAKEVGMSRSHFAARFRDVVGKPPLDFLTDWRMYQATIQLADIGVPVKSVAASIGYASDVSFSKAFKRWAGHSPAAYRRRLGNANGAEGIEA
- a CDS encoding (2Fe-2S)-binding protein; this translates as MASSRSDDLVPPDTPKTQTRDGGAGFPITRRDALATGAAAAAAVPLMRAGGAAAQGEAARSPLRQGATVVRATVNGESVEVEIDPRSSLLDVLRETLGLTGAKKGCDHGQCGACTVHVDGRRVASCLTLAAKIDGREVTTIEGLSDGDTLHPMQQAFIDHDALQCGYCTPGQIMAAVACVAEGNATSPERIPEYMSGNICRCGAYVGIVAATLDAAAKMGEG
- a CDS encoding (2Fe-2S)-binding protein gives rise to the protein MVSLTLNGRLVDVEAPEDKPLLWALREDAGLLGPKYGCGIAECGACRVLVDGQSTPSCVTSLGAVAGRTVVTVEGLAAPDGTLSAVQQAWIDEQAPQCGYCQPGFLVAATALLERVPDPTDAEIDAAITNICRCGTYPRIRRAIHRAAALRAEG
- a CDS encoding FAD binding domain-containing protein; the encoded protein is MQPFTYARPATADEAVAAFASAGEGARYIAGGTTLYDLMKLRVEAPRHLIDVTAIAGLDAVDTSGDVLRFGALAPMSTVARDPVLECDYPVLAEALWKAASQQLRNMATVGGNLLQRTRCMYFRHGAGSVSGGVAPYPCNKREPGSGCAAIGGLDRGQAVLGTSAACTAVSPGDWPVALTAMDAAVEVRGPGGDRTIRIADFYRLPGDTPERENVLEPGEMIVAILVPKTPAGRRSTYHKIRDRESYAFALASAAVALEMSGERITDARIALGGVATVPWRSADAEAVLTGAVVTRERAMDAGRAAFADARPGRHNAFKIELGARTVADAIMIAAERNA
- a CDS encoding xanthine dehydrogenase family protein molybdopterin-binding subunit, with protein sequence MTKLLSRRTFLLTGAALGGTALVAALGGLGYLATVDVDGLGGFVDGDDAVMNAFVTLHDDGRVVVKVPRTEMGQGIHTGLAMLVAEEMDIPFDERISVEHPVELLPVYAHWAQMLGVRPEEPQGPVTWIGRRLISSIPLITTGASASTLNLWHPMRVAGAAARHMLLAAGAARLGVPVAELTTSDAAVHHAASGRSIPYADLARQAAVLAPPDRPALKPRSEWRIIGRSQRRVDIPAKVKGEPVFGIDVVLPDMLHASIRHAPVFGTRVVRIANEAEVRAEPDVLDVAIIEDRSVAVVARSWWQAETAAARLDVEWSASEADAVSSDALDARLADALEGGEPYIHVEDGDVGAALAVDGARVVQATYVAPLVAHACMESMNATVVLRPGGRAEAWVPSQSISLTRWAVFRGMGWAGVDPAEVVSHITMNGGAFGRRTETEVVAEAAFLAARHPGRPVKLLWPREEDIGRAMYRSHARAGLTAVLGADGLPAAWDALVAAQSLMQSIGSRTLPITPSPDGDRLTAEGLEKPYYALPARRVRSVHVPSHVPIGLWRSNGFSFNTFFAESFVDECAAAAETDPVDYRRALLARSPRHLAVIERVAALSGWGAPMAAGRSRGIAMEHCFESIVAVVAEVIVTGDGEVRVPRVFCAVDVGTVVNPDAVVAQMEGGILFGLTTALISRVTLSDGRIEQSNFHDFTMPRLANAPEVVVEIVPSELPPGGAGEPGVAPIAAAVGNAIFAATGTRPRSLPLALAETTGAGRLRTVLAAEAG